ATGCTTCTGCGGCAACATAGATATCAGCCGGAAGTGCAACTTCTGTGCTGTCCTCAGGGTCGGTAATTGTTACTCCGTTTCCTAAAGAAAATGTTATTACGTCTGATAATGCAGAGGCACCGGATGTATCGCTGGCTATGGCAAAAACCCGATAAATACCGGCTTCAACATCGCTCCATTCAAAAGTATATGGGGCAACACTGTCAACAGCCAGCAAAGTATCGGTATAAAACTGTACAGCTGCAATTTTGCTGCTATCTACTGTTGCCTCAACCTGTATTGTTATGCTTGAATCAGCCGGAAAGCGGCTACTGTCGGCTGGAGAAATAATGGACACCTTAATTGCCTGACCTCCTGTTCCTCCCTGCACATTCCCAGCACCTATTTTTACCCTGTTTTTTACCGCATCAACGTTATCCAAACTATACGGATAAGGCACTGTAAATACAGGATAAGAATTGGCTACAAAGGTTGGTTCAATACAATCGGTAAATTTCAGATTATTCCAACCAATTTTTCCGTCCTCGGTTCCACCATAGTCGGCCCATGCATCTTCAATATTTTCAAAATGTGTATTTTCAATTCGTATGTTACATTCTTTTCCAACCCCCACACAATATCCGTTTCCGGGGCTATTGTAGTAATTGTTGTAAATGTGCACATGCCCAAAGCGTACCCGCGGCATTCGGCCTCTTACTCCATCAGTATACCAATTATGGTGCAGGGTTACGTGTAACTTCCCTCTGTCAGAAGTACTGCTGTCGCTGTTTCCTATGAGATGAGCGAAAGAGTGCCCGTCTGGATTATCAAAATAAAATTTACTCCACGAAACAGTAACATAATCAGCCTGGCGAACAATGGAACAGAGTTCGTCTGAGCTATCGTGAAACGTACATTTGGTAATAAATACCTTTGTGGCCCCCGAAACTTCCAAAACATCATCGCTGGCAGGTCCAAGTGTGAGGTTTTGTATTATATAATTGCTACCTCCAATTTTTATTGTACCACCATATAAACCGGCATTTTCGTCAACACCAACTACTGTTTTATTTGAACCGATTGAAACTGTTCCGGTATTCAACCTTCCATTTACAATTATAACTGCAGGTGAGTCACCCGAAACTGCCGCTCTAAATTCTGCAGCAGTTGAGACAGTAATTGGAGTGGCATTGCCGCCGCCTGTTGTACCTTTATAACCTGCATAACCATCGGCTACTGCAATTGTTTGTGCCTGAGCCATTGTAATTCCCCAAAGAATGGAAAGGCCTAGCAATAAAATTTTATATCCGTTAAGTTTTTTGTTCGATTTCATTTCGTTCGTTTTTTGGGTAGTTCTACTATTATTTTTTTACCACAAATTCATATTTCCCGGAGCCAATTTTTACCATCATTTTTCCTTTAAAGTTTTCAGTTTCGTAGTTTTTAGCAACCAGTTTTTCTCTTTCAAAAACAGTGTTTTCATCGCCCACCGGCATTACCACAACTCCCGCACTGTTAGCCGGAATTTCAACTTTTAGCCGGAATTCTGTGTCTGTATTATGCCAGTTGCTGCTGATTGTTCCGTAGGGCGATTCGTAACTTGCTTTTGCGGAAGTAGTTCCACCAACAACACAGGGCTCAATTTTTACCTCGTTGTAGGCAATTGAGTTTTCTGTTTGACCAATGCCTGCGAGCCCGCTGTAAAACCATTCCATCAGGTGCCCAAGCATAAGATGATTGTTTGAAACCACCTCCAGCGCCTGCCACGATTCGGTTAATGCTGTTGCCCCCTTTTTTAGCTGAAAACCGTATCCAGGCACATCGTCGCGTGCATTCATGGCAAAGAGCAATTCATTTTGAGCATTGTCGCGCAAAGCCTTTACCAAAAAATTAAAACCAACATCGCCGGCAGTTAATGCATTTCCTGAATTTTGAATGGAATTAACCAGGGTCTTTACAACCGCATCATGGTTTTCCTCGTTAACCAAACCCACAACCAATGGCATGGCAATGGCAGTTTGGCTTCCGGTGGAATAGATGCCGGTTTCCTGATTAAAAAACCGGGTGTTAAAAGCGGCTTTTATTTCTTCTGCCCAGCTTCTATATTTTTCAACAGCTTTATTCTTTCCAATTACGGCAGCAATTTCTGCCATTAATTTTACATCGTAAAAATAAATGGCTGTTGCAGTTAAAGCTTTGGGTGTTAATTGTGCATAGCCGGGACGTTCGGGCCCCAGGTCGTACCAATCTCCCAAACCGTAATCGATGATATGATTTTCGGATTTACCCTCCAGGTAGCTCACGTATTTTTCCATCATGGTCCACGAATTTTTCAACGGTTCTGCATCGCCGTACCATTTGTATATCAGCCAGGGTACAATTACCGCAGCACTGCCCCATTCGGGCGAATCGCGGAAATCCTGCCAAAATTCAGTGTACTCCGGAACGATGTCGGGTACCAGCCCCTCCGGGGTTTGTGCGGACAACATATCCTCAACAATTTTGTTATACAAACCATAAACATCGTAATTAAAGTGAACACCTTCGCCCATTAAATAAGCCTGCTCCAGCCAGCCCAGTTTTTCGCGGTGCGGACAATCGCTAAGCACACTTTGAAAATTGCTTTTTATGGCCCATTTTATCAGCGTATCAACACGATTGAACAGCGTAAAAGAGGTATGAAAGCTTCCGACTTCAGGCGAAGAGTTCCGGTTATGAAGCATTTTAAGACTTTTAATTCGGGGCTTATTCAAATCACTGTCTTCTCCTGCCGGAATAGCGCCATCAACCTGAATGTAGCGATAGCCTGAAAAGGTAAACTGAGGCCGCCAGATTTCCTCTCCCTCTCCTTTTAAAACATAGGTGTAATAATGCGGACGGCCGGTTGCTCGCTGATTGGCTGTATTATTCCTGTTTTTAAGTTCGGCAGGTTTCAGCACAATTGAATCGCCGGCATTTCCACTAACGCTTAGCTCAAAAATTCCGGAGGCATTTTGGCCAAAATCGTACAAATGAGCAGCTTCCATACTCTCGATGCGGGTGATGGTTTTTGCTTCAATTTCGTCCATTATTTTTACCGGATAATCTTTTTCAGGATGCAATTTTTTGCATGGAGCTTCAACAATCAGGGCATCCTGCCAGTTGGTGTCGTTATAATTTATTTTATTCCAACCATTTTGTTCCAGGCGGGCATCGTAATTTTCCCCTCCGTAAATACTCGAGAAAGTTATTGGGCCCGGTTTTGTTTTCCATGTTGCATCCGAAATAATTTCTTCTGAGCTCCCATCTTCATACAATAGCTTTAGTTTTAAAATCATCATCGGGTTTCCGTAAGCCGTCATTACTTTTCGGTAACGCTCATTCGGGATAATAAAAAAGCCATTTCCAAGCATTACTCCCAATGCATTTTTGCCAGGATATAGTTGCTCGGTACAATCGTAGGTATTGTACAAAACAGTTTCATCGTAATGTGTCCATCCGGGTGCCAGAAAATTATTGCTAACGCGTTGACCATTCAAATGCATTTCGTAATGCCCCAGTCCCGATACAAAAACCAAGGCCTGTTTCAGTCCATTTTTCACCTCAAATTCTTTTCGCAATAGCGGCAGTTGGTGCAAACCCTGATCTTTGCCACGCCACGATTTACCGGGCAAATGTATTCCGGGTACAATGCGTTTCTCTTCGGGCAATTTATCGTAGGCAATCCACTGAGCACCACCCCAGTCTTTTTCGGTAAACAAACCTGTAACAAAGCTATTTACGGGGCTCCACCCCGAATGCTTTCCATTGGAATCCCAAACCTTAACCATCCAGAAATATTTTTTGCCGGCCTGCAATTTTTTGCCGCTGTATTTTACCAAAATACTTTGGCTGCTTTTTACTTTTCCCGAATCCCAAACCACATTTTTTCCTGAAGAACCGATTTGTTCTGACAGCAAAATACGATAGGCCTTTTGGGTACAATTTTGTTCATTAGAAGCGATTTTCCACGAAAACAAAAAATCGCTGGTAGAAACCCCTAAAGCCTGCTGCCTGTTATCAACCGATGCAGAAACTACTTTAATTGCCGTTTTTTGATTACAGCGAATTAAAGCCAACTGAATGAAAACCAAGGGTACTATAAAAATTAATAATCGCTTCATTTAATGCTTCAAAGTTAAGTACTTATATAAGTTTTGCCGTGCCAATATTCTCAATCTGCGTGCCTGCTTCGCCCAACTTCTCGATTCTTTTATTATATCGCTCAAAAAGTGCTTTCATTTTTCTTTCGCCAATAATTCCCCAGCACCGAACCCGAGATATTCATCCACGGACTAAACACGGCAGCCGCCAACCCAAGCGTTGCCAGTTTTCCCATAACACCAGCCAAACCCGATGCCATGCCGCCGTTTTGCAAGCCTACTTCCAAGGCCACTGTTCTGCACGAATTTTTATCCATCCCGAGCACACGGCTTATCCAATACCCAAAAGTGTAACCCAGCGAGTTATGCAATACCGAAACCAACAGCATTATCAGTCCAACAGCTAAAATATTCTCGCGGCTGGCAGCTGTTGTAACAACCGTGAAGTAAACAATGCCGAACATCGAAATTTTTGGCATCATTTTTTTAACCTCAACAGACAACCTGGTAGCCAGGTAGTACAGTTTGCCTACCACCACTGCTCCTCCCAAAAAGCTAAACAATTCAATTAGTAAGAGTATATTTTTTGTTAGATGACTGGCCATAAGCCCCCAGAAACCGGCTATAAGTAGCAAAAACCACAACACAAAAACGACAAAAAGTGTATTTACAAAATGCATCCATTTTTTTGAACCCAGTTTAAAAACATCGGAAAGCATTGCTGCTCCGATGGGTACGAGAACAATTTTTATGATTTGCAGACACATATCCAGGGCATTCACCTCCACGTATGTACCTGCAAGAACTTTCATCCAAAAAGGTGTCATTATTGGCGCCAAAAGCGTTGCCACAGCCGTTAAGGTTACCGACAAAGTAAGGTTGGCACGAGCAAGATACACCATAACATTAGATGCCAGGCCACTTGAACACGAACCAATTAGAATAATTCCAGCTGCTATTTCGGGTTCAAAATGAAAAATACGGGTTAAGGAGAATCCCACCAACGGCATAATCGAAAACTGACAGATAATACCCACCAGCACACCTTTCCCCATGGTTTTAATATGCGAAAAATCGCGGAAACTCATTTGTGTGCCCATGCCAAACATTACCAGTTGCACTACCACCAAAATCACCCATTTATTACGCAAATCGAAATTTCCCCACACAAGAAATGCATTGGGGTAAAGCATTCCACCAACAATTGCAACAATTATCCATGCGGTATATCGATAGCTTTTTAGCGATTGTACAGCTCCAAGGCCAAAAGCAATACAAACTGCAGCAATTATTCCGAGGGGTTTTTGTGCATCGCCAATGCCTATAATCAAACTAACAACGAGCAAAACGCAAGCCAGCAAGCCCAGCCACAACGACACCCTATTTATTTTGTCCTTAATCATAAAACAGTTGCCAAATGTTGCACAGCCAATTCAGGACTTGTAATAATTGGCACTTTTTTATCCGCTTCGGCAAGCTGCCCAACCACACGAGCCATTGATGCTTGTGCCAGCAAAATTACATCTACCTGTTGCGCCAGCTCCTTTAGGGCTGCAGCTACTTTTTCGTCATGCACTTCGGGTTTTCCGCTCATTAAGGCATCAAAAGCGCCTTCACACAATTTTGATGTTAATTGAATTTCTTTTCCGGCAACGATTGCCCGGCGTTGCACTAAATCGCTGGTGGGCTCGAGCGTTGTTGGCAAGGTGGCTACCACTCCAATTTTTTTTCCCATTTGCACGGCTTTGTCGGCCATGGGCTGATCTACCCGAAGAACTGGCACATCAACAAGCGTTGTTGCCGTTTCCACTGCCGCCCCAATTGACGAACAGGTGACCAAAATAAAATCGGCACCGGCTTCTTCTGCCGAGGTAATCAGGTTAACCACTCGTTTCGAGGTATCGGGAGTAAGCTTCCCGCGCTCAATGGTATTTTTAATCAGACTATCATCGGAAATATTAAAAATTTTAAGGTTTTTATCGGCCAGATATTTATTTGTTAAATCCTGAAATACAGGCACCAAAGTAGCCGAGGTGTGAATTAGTGCTAAAGTTTTAGTCATAATATTTAAATTTCTTTATGCTTCTTGCAAATCCTCTTTATAACACATGGTTTCTGTAAAACCACTTCTTAAGCAAAATTTTTGCAAGCTTAGCAATGCGTTTATTCGTTCAATACAATTTCAATATCCTTTTTTCGTGATTCGGGAAAAACATGGAGTATTTCAACTTTTCCATTTTTTTGCACAGCTTCAACAATGGTATTTCCCGGTGCATGTAATTTAAAATGCACATCCCAATCCTTTGGCCAGGCGGGAAAAAGGTAGATTTTATCATCATTTGTTTGCAACAACATCTCCTGTATGCCAATCATCCCTGAGCCTCCCCAGTTGTGATCAGGTACCCAATCGAAACCAGGTCCCCAAAAGGCCGGAAAACGTCTTTCTGAATCCTGAAGTTTTAGTATCGAGAATTTAGCTGCCTCATCGGTCATTCCCAGTCGAGCAGCAAAAATGGCATATTGTTTCCAACTCCGGTGGTCCTGAAAGCGAACCACATCTTTATCATATAAATAAGTGTTTTTTGCCACCTCA
Above is a genomic segment from uncultured Draconibacterium sp. containing:
- a CDS encoding Ig-like domain-containing protein; this translates as MKSNKKLNGYKILLLGLSILWGITMAQAQTIAVADGYAGYKGTTGGGNATPITVSTAAEFRAAVSGDSPAVIIVNGRLNTGTVSIGSNKTVVGVDENAGLYGGTIKIGGSNYIIQNLTLGPASDDVLEVSGATKVFITKCTFHDSSDELCSIVRQADYVTVSWSKFYFDNPDGHSFAHLIGNSDSSTSDRGKLHVTLHHNWYTDGVRGRMPRVRFGHVHIYNNYYNSPGNGYCVGVGKECNIRIENTHFENIEDAWADYGGTEDGKIGWNNLKFTDCIEPTFVANSYPVFTVPYPYSLDNVDAVKNRVKIGAGNVQGGTGGQAIKVSIISPADSSRFPADSSITIQVEATVDSSKIAAVQFYTDTLLAVDSVAPYTFEWSDVEAGIYRVFAIASDTSGASALSDVITFSLGNGVTITDPEDSTEVALPADIYVAAEAWIYEGSISRVEYLNDTVLLNVQTAPPYDFLWEDAPEGTQAIIARAYNEFDNLIASDTVRVVVPVKPPELFELKAIAIDGEGAKLFSTSPEGQLIDGKLMFAEETEVILTAFSSVVSTFDEWENGSKADTILVFMDENKEVKAYYTTLDYIVAWDFYEEGSRERAADYYSSIENQGAKLELKRDDGTGTTFGLYSGTNTLLGKNAAMIRRGASSAGDYYFQFSFNASGYKNIKVNANMLGLNTYYHIQNVEYSTDGINFKKLGDYNFDQDSTWYFGSFQLPEETDGSHVLYVRFKADKNSELVSNGLIGTSLSEVLVLADEEPNAALYLPEKNLKIVEKMYFTIDGKRLKKPVKGVNIVVERYTDGSLKSKKVFYNKEIGWNN
- a CDS encoding family 78 glycoside hydrolase catalytic domain, producing MKRLLIFIVPLVFIQLALIRCNQKTAIKVVSASVDNRQQALGVSTSDFLFSWKIASNEQNCTQKAYRILLSEQIGSSGKNVVWDSGKVKSSQSILVKYSGKKLQAGKKYFWMVKVWDSNGKHSGWSPVNSFVTGLFTEKDWGGAQWIAYDKLPEEKRIVPGIHLPGKSWRGKDQGLHQLPLLRKEFEVKNGLKQALVFVSGLGHYEMHLNGQRVSNNFLAPGWTHYDETVLYNTYDCTEQLYPGKNALGVMLGNGFFIIPNERYRKVMTAYGNPMMILKLKLLYEDGSSEEIISDATWKTKPGPITFSSIYGGENYDARLEQNGWNKINYNDTNWQDALIVEAPCKKLHPEKDYPVKIMDEIEAKTITRIESMEAAHLYDFGQNASGIFELSVSGNAGDSIVLKPAELKNRNNTANQRATGRPHYYTYVLKGEGEEIWRPQFTFSGYRYIQVDGAIPAGEDSDLNKPRIKSLKMLHNRNSSPEVGSFHTSFTLFNRVDTLIKWAIKSNFQSVLSDCPHREKLGWLEQAYLMGEGVHFNYDVYGLYNKIVEDMLSAQTPEGLVPDIVPEYTEFWQDFRDSPEWGSAAVIVPWLIYKWYGDAEPLKNSWTMMEKYVSYLEGKSENHIIDYGLGDWYDLGPERPGYAQLTPKALTATAIYFYDVKLMAEIAAVIGKNKAVEKYRSWAEEIKAAFNTRFFNQETGIYSTGSQTAIAMPLVVGLVNEENHDAVVKTLVNSIQNSGNALTAGDVGFNFLVKALRDNAQNELLFAMNARDDVPGYGFQLKKGATALTESWQALEVVSNNHLMLGHLMEWFYSGLAGIGQTENSIAYNEVKIEPCVVGGTTSAKASYESPYGTISSNWHNTDTEFRLKVEIPANSAGVVVMPVGDENTVFEREKLVAKNYETENFKGKMMVKIGSGKYEFVVKK
- a CDS encoding bile acid:sodium symporter family protein; this encodes MIKDKINRVSLWLGLLACVLLVVSLIIGIGDAQKPLGIIAAVCIAFGLGAVQSLKSYRYTAWIIVAIVGGMLYPNAFLVWGNFDLRNKWVILVVVQLVMFGMGTQMSFRDFSHIKTMGKGVLVGIICQFSIMPLVGFSLTRIFHFEPEIAAGIILIGSCSSGLASNVMVYLARANLTLSVTLTAVATLLAPIMTPFWMKVLAGTYVEVNALDMCLQIIKIVLVPIGAAMLSDVFKLGSKKWMHFVNTLFVVFVLWFLLLIAGFWGLMASHLTKNILLLIELFSFLGGAVVVGKLYYLATRLSVEVKKMMPKISMFGIVYFTVVTTAASRENILAVGLIMLLVSVLHNSLGYTFGYWISRVLGMDKNSCRTVALEVGLQNGGMASGLAGVMGKLATLGLAAAVFSPWMNISGSVLGNYWRKKNESTF
- a CDS encoding aspartate/glutamate racemase family protein yields the protein MTKTLALIHTSATLVPVFQDLTNKYLADKNLKIFNISDDSLIKNTIERGKLTPDTSKRVVNLITSAEEAGADFILVTCSSIGAAVETATTLVDVPVLRVDQPMADKAVQMGKKIGVVATLPTTLEPTSDLVQRRAIVAGKEIQLTSKLCEGAFDALMSGKPEVHDEKVAAALKELAQQVDVILLAQASMARVVGQLAEADKKVPIITSPELAVQHLATVL